TATTCACATTTTCGTCCACATTCACTTTTTCTTCAGAATCACTATGTGACATCTCCGGTTCAATATCACTCCTACACACATCATCATTAATGGCCATATCCGGACAACGAGCTCCCGTATCTAAGCCATATCCGATTCAGACAGGCCGTTCATATATTGATCACACGATCCAGTTATTGCTCAATCATTCAGTCACATGTGCAACATATGCTTTTGGCTCGTGTGAAGCCCCAGATGTAGAAGTATCGGGCTGGTTATTGAACCTTAAATCTAACATGTATGGAACATATGATTCATGTTCACTAAAACCAACATGATGATCATTTGGATTTGTTTTCACGTATGAATGCAACATATGCATATTGGGATATTGCATTATAAACTCTAAAGCGTCATCATCAACAAGATTCACTTGAATTTCATACCAAAATGATCTCTCCATAAATGAATATTTTGTCGACAACTTCATAGTAATGATTGCTAGCATTTTATACACAACTTAATCAAACTCCAACAATGTAATGGATCGTAATACTCGTGTCGGCCTAATATAAAGAATACTATATTCGATCGATCCATTTTCGACAATAACAAGACCACCAAAATATAAAAGCACATCGATAATAGTCTtttaaaagaataaaattttcagatataagaaaaaatttattaaactggTGGATATAGGGAAAATTTCATATAtaggaaaattttaaataaagtgACAGAAACATTTTGGATTGAAGAAGtgtaaaaaagaaagaaatagtAGGCAAATAATTTTAGAAATTGTGAAAGTTTTGATAACGGGAACTGAGCAGTGGACGTTGCCCATGCTGCCAAAGTAGAAGCACCTGCTGCTGTGTCCAAAGAACACTGCAAAATAATGAATGTCCGCTCTTAACTTTGACGTTTTAAGTAGTCTCAactcaaattattttttaaaaaattaataataaaaaaactcaCGTATCCAATTTACAATTAAAATCGTAGTTACTCATGTATAAAATCATtcatatttgatttgattgattaaatTTCTATTTGTTTCTTAATATGCTCTATAAGAATGTTTagaaaattaatttgaaagtctTTAATGTTAGATGTGCAATTTACTAACGGATTatttttacagattttcttTATCTAAATTTAGTATATGTTATTATTTCgtatcagtatatatatatattatttattttatttatttatttatatttatatttttcgaTAATTGGTTattcaaaaaatattaataaattattatttttctaagttccaaatttaataaaaagtaaaattgaTAAACCGGATGAAATGaaagtgcaaaaaaaaaaaccctaatcCGGTCTGTTGAGTTTCCTTTATCAGCCTCGCATTGCCTATCACTCTCCTCTTTCTTTCAATATCCTGCGCTACGCACATTtcgctatatatatatatatatatatatattatatctgTCTCGTTGATTTTCGCCAAAACAAATCCTCCATTCTTTTACAACGATCGAGCACGCGTCGCTCGAATTTTTCATCGATCGATTCGTTTCAGGTGACGCCCCCACACTTAGCTATCTAATTTTGTGATCGATGGGGAATGGCTAGGGTTGGGAGGGACGTGTATTCATTTCGTGCTTTTTCCTCTTGCGCTCGGTTATTGATTGCTGTATGGTAATTTATTGATCAAGTAATTGAATATTGGATTGACTGATCTGCGTTGGCATTGCCTATTGATTTACGTGGATTGGCGTGCTTTTGTTTGGTTGTGATCAAATTAATGTGATGAATTTGCTGATGCATTGAATTTGATGTGTTTATCAGTGGGTGGTAGTTTTCTTTGTGGTGTTTGGTGAATTTTGGTGTGTTTCTGGCTTTTTAAGGAATTTCGATTTGAATTTTGATTTTTGTATTGGGTTCTATTTTCATTTTTGGTTTGGACCTCAACGCTGAATTAATAGTTGTGATCATTTATTAGATGTGAAGTAATACAGTGGTTTGATGCTCTTTCACAGCATGACTTGGGAGCATGGAGATTGTGGGAGtagatttatattattattatgtgaTAAATATTTTAGCCAAGATGAATGAGGTGGGGTTAAGAGAAAATTATGAATGCGGTTTTTAAGTATGATATGTAGTGAGTTGTAAACACAGCATAAAGTCAATGTTGAGTTATTTAACAAAAGGATGATTTGTTGGATCACGTTGACAAAGATAGCGCGAGTAATCTCTTTTGGAATTACTATGATCCAGTATTAGTAAAACACTGATTCCTTCTGTGCAACGGGTTAATGATCTCAAAAACCTTGATACAACAAATCTGGACGTATTATTAAAGCCATTTTCTATTATCCAGTTTAGATGTATTTGCATCCATGTGAGGTGGATATTATACGAACATTCTAGGATtcaagttttgatttttttccttCATGCTATGATAAGATACGGAGATAGATCACAATGATAGGTTTCTAATGAGTATTTTAATGTGAGATAACATTTGAAGTAAAACATTTTGGACTTGCATGTTATGCATGAAGCTACCAAAGTCATGGCTAGGGTATTGTTCAGGACAATTTGGAGAAAGCCTACAAAAGATTGTCGAGATGTTTTTTCAAGTTTGCATTGAAATCAAGAAATATGTGGATAgtcaaattttatatttattttataatatagaaaaattgtttGTAGAAAATGCCCAGGTATCACACAAATTGATGAAATGTGTATAAATTATACTGGATTAATTAGGTATGTCCAAAGTTAAATGATTAACTTAAATTGTCAATCTGGCCTTTGCTTTCTTTTCCTCTTAGTTTCTTAAAATTCGTTGGAACACCAGACCAGGTGGAAGCATTTGGATGCATAATGAACCATAAAACTTTTTTACATAACAGAGTTTTGTTAGGCTAAATTAGGTTATTATGATTGCAAATTAAGCTTACTAACTTGGTTAATGCTGTATGGTGaaagttgaattttttttctaaagtaataataattttgttgTTAGTAAAGATAAGTTTCAAAGCCCTCCTAGGCACAGCAAGGTGTATGGCACCTCTTTAATGGCAAGACACAAGCATCCGATAAGGCATGCACATGGCTTCACCCTTCTCATTTTCTATCTTCTTACCAGAACTCTAAATATAGGTCTTGGCTCTCGTTCTAATTATATCTTTTTTGTTTCACGTTTTTGCTGAAGTTATTCATAGGATATCAAATGTATGGAACAtgctaaaaattatttatttacttggaGTTTTGGATGGATAATCTGTATTTTGCATGCtgaaaattgattttaattttatgacaCTTTTTGAAATATGCGTGATTTTTACAAAATATGTAATGTGAGTGCTGAGATTATAATCTTGTCTGTTGATGGCTCACGGCTGATGCAACACTTGTCTCTATTGTGGCAGAATTAGAACTCGAAGTTGAGATCATGTCTCCAGCATCGAAATCCAAGTCTAAAGACAAAAAGGCTGGGAAGGAACCTCCGAAGGGTTCTTCTAAGCCTTCGGGCCATGTTAACACCAGTGGCGGGATATCTGCAACTAGATACAATCCTCTTTTGGGAGCATTCCAAACATTTGAGACAACACCAGGGACTTCTTCCAGTCCGTTTCATGTGAATGGTCGTTTCCGAAACATAGATGAAATGGATGATCATATTGGGAATTCATTTGGGACCGGCACCGAGTATGATTCTGTTTCCAATAATGGCAGCTGGTCCGGTGAGTCAGAAGACCATAAAGAAAAAGCACCTCAACCTGTACCTCGTCAGGAGTCGGTACCTGGAGGTGAAAATGACAAAAGAGAAAAAATACGGCAGAAGAATGAAAAAAAACATCAGCGTCAGAAGGAGAGACGAGCTCAAGAACTGCATGAGCGTTGCAGTGGCTATCTTATGTCGAGAAAACTAGAAGCACTTGCTCATCAGCTTGTTGCCATGGGTTTCTCTCAAGAACGAGCAACAATGGCTCTTATACTTAATGAAGGTAGAGTAGAGGAATCTGTAGCTTGGCTTTTTGAAGGAGGTGATGAAGACAAGCACAGAGAACATAATTTGGACGGTGGGGGTAATTTGAAAATTGACATATCCGAAGAGCTTGCTCGTATTTCGGACATGGAAATAAGGTACAAGGCGTCCAAGCAGGAGATTGAAAGAGCTGTAGTTTCCTCTGAGGGTGACCTTGATATGGCCGAAGAAACATTAAAAACGCAGAAGCAAGAGCCTCCAGCTACTCCTCCCCAGCCTGAAGCAATGGGTGATCCCCCTACTACAGCCAACGGTAAGATACCAATGACTCTTATACAGAATGCAGTCAGAGCGCAAGTGAGACCAACTTCATCTGGCATACAACAAAGGGATGAAAAGGATTTCAACTATACCAAAGTTGCAGTAGGAGCAGGCTCGTCAGTCGATCCTGGAAAAAGCACTCAGCcattgaaaaaaataccaccaAACTTGGAGTGGGCTAAACCGCAGCAGATTGTTGTCCCATCAGATAAAATGTGGGCTACTGCAGGATCTAATCCTTCTGTCTCCTATTCATTAGCATCATCATTACAGTCTTCTCCTCCTCTAGCCAAGACAGAAACCCATTATATGGCTGTTGGAAACGAGTTAAAGAGTTTGCAGCTTGGATCAGTGAGAGAGCCAGTCATTGTGATGCAACGACCCCAGTCCGTTAATCTGAAGCAGCCTCCTATCTCCAATGTTAACTCATCTCCTCCGAGTACAGCTATGGGTCGGTATCCTAAGAGTGTCGAAACAGGGAAGGCTATTGGGTTAGTGCCACCTGTTGCTGTCACCAGAAGTCTGAGCTCCAACGATGGTAGTTCAAATATGTACAACCCACTCCATTACCAATCTCAGCAGCAATTTATACCGGGCCGCAGTAGCTCAATAGATTCTCAAGGGATTACAAGGGGCAATGGCTCGTGGAGTAGAGGAGGGGCATCACCAACAATTGTTCCTGCCTCGTCCCTCggactcttctctgggcttGGCATCAATGGCTCGTCTGGATCTTCATCCTCAGTGGACTGGACAACCGGAAACTCCATACCACAGTTTGATTACTCTAACATAGACTGGAGTTTGGAtcgcgggttattatcgtcttCAAGGCCCAATGGATTACGGACTGCTCCAAACTATGCCATTCAAAACAATGCTCCTCGTAAATATGATTCATTTCCTTATAGTGCGGGTCTCAATTCTGCAACTAGACCAGTCCTACCCAATGAGAATGGTGCATCACATCCGGGGTTGCAGGAGAGGGTATCTTCCTCTGAACAAAACAATGGCGGCTCTCGGGAGTGGGCATCTCCTTTTGAAGAGAAAGATATTTTTAGTTTACCCCGACAGTTTGTTTCTTCCCCTTCTCATTGAGTTGAATGTCGAGGAGTTTGATGAataaagaagaaagaaagaaagactaAAAACGTGTTCAATGTGGTGTTTATGTGCATTTCATCTCGTTGATGTTGCCTAATAGTCAATCCTAGTGGAAAAAAAGCGTTTTAAGTTCACTTATTTTGCTTCTATGTTTCCCCCCCAAAATTGCAACTTCCAAGTGCATATCTCGTTATAATCATCCACATTTTTTTACATGAtaagaaaatcaaatttttaatataaatattaattgaTAACATAAAATTTTCATTCTAACAGCTCACGTGGTCAAATATTGCATATAGCGATCATTTTTTCGTTTCGACCGGGAACGAAACTAGCTTTCGGCAATTGCTGGTAATTAAGAATAGTTGTGGTCGTCGCCACAAGTTGAAAGTCTCCATTTATTTTTTTCTATAATATATAAGTCTGTTACATCTTTAAGTTATAACTTGATCAAGAACAGTTATTTTCTGCTGTTATCATTCAATAATAAGTGTGTATATTATGTAAAAGACCAAATTGATTACAACAGGCAGCCTTCATAAACTGAAGCTTTATATCCCCCCTCTGAGACAGAAAATGAAATACTAGAAATCTAAAACAAGGTATACATCAATAATGTCACAATTTTCCTCGATTTTATTCAATGGACCGAGGAGACAGCGTTGGTGGGGGACAAGCATTGGTATAAAACGTTTCTGTGTACCACTGATTGGTCGATCGGGTGATGAAGCTGGCTTCTGCATTCATGGCATAGTTGTCaaagtaaaaaaaaacataaaatactCATAAGAACATCAATGCCACAAGAATTCATATATTTTCGAGTCAAAGTCATGATTCACACTACGAAACGAAAGATCCATGTAGAGGATTCCAGGTAGTTTATGTTGTTTAGAAGTCTTTAGTTGTTCAAGTTTCCATGTGAAAAGTTGACTTTGAATTTGCCAACTTGATATGATTCGGGTGGTGTTTAGTATTTGATAAATGGACTAACAAATTACCTGATAAGAAGACATCCTTATACTCCTCGTCATCAAACACAAACTGAGGAGGGTCCGGAGAACCAACCCCCACAATAGTACTTCCACTGCATAACAATATGAAAATTTTAGTTGCCTActtgttttctcaaaatcttgtAATGTCAGTACAAAATCCAATAATTTTGCCCTTCCAAACGTGGCAAAACAAATCGGATAACGCAAGTATCAAGCGGTAGCTTATTGACTAGTACTGTGAAAACTTTGCATCTAAAGCTAGGGACCTTGAATTTTCAGATGCCAATAGGTAACTGAAATATACCTCCCAGACATAAAAACTGCATCATACTGTCCTCGACCAGCTGTGATTATGCGCTGTTTTAATCTTTTTAGTGATGGAAGTACTTCAAAAGCCGGAGGTTCTGCAGCGATCGCACCACCAGATGTCAAACACCAACAAAACATGAAGTATAATACCCAATTTTAGGATGAAGCTCGTCCAAAACGTTTTAAATGATGTTGGGCATTACGGACACTTTTAAaactattattaattattagtagAAAAAAGGAGTCGAAACCAGTGGCAAAATCAAAAATTTATTCAGAGGATGTTTCATTTATCTGGATTTGCAAAAcacatttttttaatgaaactaATCacctgatattttaaaataatgcatttgagGGGACAACTGAATCTACTCGCTTTCCAAGAGGTTGTAATTCACATTGGAGCTTAACTAAACATGGGATGGCAAAACTTGAGAAAAAATAAGATGGAGATGTAAAAAGTTCTTGAATTCATACCAAGATCATTAACACAAACGTCCTGAGAAATCCCATTCCTCGAAATCTTCTCTAGCAAGGTCAAAGGATCGATCTTGCTGGTTTGATCAAGCCGGAGGTGCTGAGAAACAGACATGGTCGTAAGATTCGGACGGTAATAATGTTTCAATTTAATCTTAACTATCACGTCAACTTTAATACCTTGTAAACTTCAGCAGTTGAGCATGCCTCTTGCGGTTTAATGAGAACCATTGGAATGTCCAAAGGGATAGGTGGAGGAATATCTTCAACCACCTGGATGAGTGGGAAAATAGAAATAACTGATAGCTCTTACCcggcataaaaataataatgaaaaaaaaatatcttgAAATGCAAACAAGGACATATTTATTAGCGAGATTGATATAAATTGACAATAATAATAGCCTACAGGAAAATGTACAGAAGTATATAGAAAAAGGCGAAAGATAAGAACTCATGGTGCTCATGTTCGTGCTCGAGACATACCTCACCTCTACCAGTACAATATGCAGCTCCATGCGAGAAAAAGAAAGGGATATCTGAGCCAATCTCACCAGACCACTCTTGTAGCTCCTTTTCAGTGGCAACCAGACCGCTAAACTGATTCGCTGCCCACAAAGCAGTAGCAGCATTGCTGCTGCCACCTCCAAGCCCTGCCCCGGTGGGCACCTTCTTATCAAGATGAATCTAGCAATAAGAATAAAAAACAAGCTTAAGCCCAGTCTATTTCATGACAACAATAATGCCCAACTAGATTTCATCTATAAAAAGTTGAAACTTACCCAAAAGTAATTGTTGCTCCCCGTCTTTTTCCTAAACAGATTAAGTGCCTTTATTATCTGCAAAATGGAGCAAAATCATAAATTTCCATGACTGAAATCATCCTAAAAAATGGAtataaagaaagaaaaaggCCTTATTTTACCAAATTTCTATCATCAAGTGGAACTCCAGAAACATTGGTTGTCAACCGATCCTTCGACTTTGAAGGGGACAAAGAAAACTTTATTTTATCTCCTAGGCTGATTACCTGAACAACAGAAGGACTATCCCATGTCAGCATTATGAAAACGGGTAAACTTGCCATTAAACAAGAATTCCAAGCATGAATATTACAAGGACTAAAAAACAGGTACATACATGAAAAAGGGATGCCAAATCATGATAGCCGTCGGCCCTCTTACCGGTCATTCTTAAGAAAACATTAATCTGCAATCcgaatacaaaatat
This Primulina eburnea isolate SZY01 chromosome 2, ASM2296580v1, whole genome shotgun sequence DNA region includes the following protein-coding sequences:
- the LOC140823217 gene encoding uncharacterized protein gives rise to the protein MSPASKSKSKDKKAGKEPPKGSSKPSGHVNTSGGISATRYNPLLGAFQTFETTPGTSSSPFHVNGRFRNIDEMDDHIGNSFGTGTEYDSVSNNGSWSGESEDHKEKAPQPVPRQESVPGGENDKREKIRQKNEKKHQRQKERRAQELHERCSGYLMSRKLEALAHQLVAMGFSQERATMALILNEGRVEESVAWLFEGGDEDKHREHNLDGGGNLKIDISEELARISDMEIRYKASKQEIERAVVSSEGDLDMAEETLKTQKQEPPATPPQPEAMGDPPTTANGKIPMTLIQNAVRAQVRPTSSGIQQRDEKDFNYTKVAVGAGSSVDPGKSTQPLKKIPPNLEWAKPQQIVVPSDKMWATAGSNPSVSYSLASSLQSSPPLAKTETHYMAVGNELKSLQLGSVREPVIVMQRPQSVNLKQPPISNVNSSPPSTAMGRYPKSVETGKAIGLVPPVAVTRSLSSNDGSSNMYNPLHYQSQQQFIPGRSSSIDSQGITRGNGSWSRGGASPTIVPASSLGLFSGLGINGSSGSSSSVDWTTGNSIPQFDYSNIDWSLDRGLLSSSRPNGLRTAPNYAIQNNAPRKYDSFPYSAGLNSATRPVLPNENGASHPGLQERVSSSEQNNGGSREWASPFEEKDIFSLPRQFVSSPSH
- the LOC140823218 gene encoding 4-diphosphocytidyl-2-C-methyl-D-erythritol kinase, chloroplastic/chromoplastic, coding for MASFHSLCSHQLYAAPCYGKTQFNSCKKGLFSTPSSCKPNGTPYFCRQYRVSMFPLIKAMVSDSRNDIRQVELSYDLEDKLNKLADEVDKEAGMTRLTLFSPCKINVFLRMTGKRADGYHDLASLFHVISLGDKIKFSLSPSKSKDRLTTNVSGVPLDDRNLIIKALNLFRKKTGSNNYFWIHLDKKVPTGAGLGGGSSNAATALWAANQFSGLVATEKELQEWSGEIGSDIPFFFSHGAAYCTGRGEVVEDIPPPIPLDIPMVLIKPQEACSTAEVYKHLRLDQTSKIDPLTLLEKISRNGISQDVCVNDLEPPAFEVLPSLKRLKQRIITAGRGQYDAVFMSGSGSTIVGVGSPDPPQFVFDDEEYKDVFLSEASFITRSTNQWYTETFYTNACPPPTLSPRSIE